A stretch of Tigriopus californicus strain San Diego chromosome 11, Tcal_SD_v2.1, whole genome shotgun sequence DNA encodes these proteins:
- the LOC131889809 gene encoding keratin-associated protein 19-2-like, with translation MNKFVAFAAFVLAVACAEPEATPYGGYGGRGGYGSYSRGYGGYGHGHGKRSAEAEPGYGGYGGYGGGYGHGHSYGGYGHGYGKRSAETTEIEVEKRSAEAEAEPGYGGYSGHGGYGGYGRSYGGHGHGYGKRSAEAEAEPGYGGYGGYGHGRSYGGYRHGYGKRSAEAEAEPGYGGYGGYGHGRSYGGYGHGYGYGK, from the exons ATGAACAAGTTTGTG GCTTTTGCAGCTTTCGTTCTCGCAGTTGCCTGCGCCGAACCTGAGGCTACCCCTTATGGTGGTTATGGGGGCCGAGGAGGTTATGGCAGCTACAGCCGTGGTTATGGCGGAtatggccatggccatggcaAGCGATCTGCCGAGGCTGAGCCTGGGTATGGCGGTTATGGTGGTTATGGTGGTGGTTACGGCCATGGCCATAGCTATGGTGGATACGGTCATGGATATGGCAAGCGATCTGCTGAGACCACTGAGATTGAGGTTGAGAAGCGATCCGCTGAGGCCGAGGCTGAACCCGGATATGGCGGCTACAGCGGCCATGGAGGTTATGGCGGTTACGGCCGAAGCTATggtggccatggccatggttATGGTaaacgatctgctgaggcTGAGGCTGAGCCTGGATATGGCGGTTATGGTGGTTACGGTCATGGCCGCAGCTATGGTGGTTACAGACATGGATATGGCaagcgatctgctgaggcTGAGGCTGAGCCTGGATATGGCGGTTATGGTGGTTATGGTCATGGCCGCAGCTATGGTGGTTATGGCCATGGTTACGGTTATGGCAAGTAA